The proteins below come from a single Cupriavidus pauculus genomic window:
- a CDS encoding LLM class flavin-dependent oxidoreductase, which produces MPDTRHRQLHLGLMFWATGTHSAGWRHPAARADGAFDIAFIQQTCRDAEASCFDFIFLGDRLVADPALARTNPGQMARLEPFVAASAIAAATERVGIVVTTNTTYSDPFTVARMLSSLDHLSAGRASWNVVTGADPAAALNFSRTAHWDNEARYAHAETFTRTVRSLWDAWGPDALTDDDGKLALHARQIRAGGSALPRSPQHHPIILHAGTSERSLDFGARHADVIFTGDARFDVARDFYREVKARAAAYGRNPDDLKVVPGLTVIAEPTTEAAVSTYDTLNRLLTLDPEDPAPEGTHAGDAAAADFQYVGMGRGASRNLSLASDVLGVDVRGHAYDALVPADIADRASERGRQILAYITRLTRRDLVAADPARRITYLDLIHASIAQSSAVVGNPAEVADYMQWWFEEGAADGFNVFMPFLPYAMDRFRTLVVPELQRRGIYRQRYGGPRLRDHFNLQHLPARERAAA; this is translated from the coding sequence ATGCCTGACACCCGCCATCGCCAACTTCATCTGGGCCTGATGTTCTGGGCCACCGGTACGCACTCGGCGGGGTGGCGGCACCCGGCCGCGCGCGCCGACGGCGCGTTCGATATCGCATTCATCCAGCAGACCTGCCGCGACGCCGAGGCTTCGTGCTTCGACTTTATCTTCCTCGGCGACCGCCTCGTGGCGGACCCCGCGCTGGCCAGGACGAATCCGGGCCAGATGGCGAGGCTGGAACCGTTCGTCGCGGCGAGCGCGATCGCCGCGGCGACGGAACGCGTCGGCATCGTGGTCACGACGAACACCACCTACAGCGATCCCTTCACCGTCGCGCGCATGCTCTCGTCGCTCGACCACCTCAGCGCGGGGCGCGCGTCATGGAACGTCGTGACCGGTGCGGATCCGGCCGCGGCGCTGAACTTCAGCCGCACCGCGCATTGGGACAACGAAGCCCGCTACGCGCACGCGGAGACCTTCACGCGCACGGTGCGGTCGCTGTGGGATGCGTGGGGACCCGACGCACTGACCGACGACGACGGCAAGCTGGCGCTGCATGCGCGGCAGATCCGCGCGGGCGGCTCGGCGTTGCCGCGCTCGCCGCAGCATCATCCGATCATCCTTCACGCGGGCACTTCCGAACGCTCGCTGGATTTCGGCGCGCGCCACGCGGACGTGATTTTCACGGGCGACGCGCGGTTCGATGTGGCACGCGACTTCTATCGCGAGGTCAAGGCGCGCGCGGCCGCCTATGGCCGCAATCCCGACGACCTCAAGGTCGTGCCCGGGCTGACCGTCATTGCCGAGCCGACGACCGAGGCCGCCGTATCGACCTACGACACGCTGAACCGTCTGCTCACGCTCGACCCGGAGGACCCCGCGCCCGAAGGCACGCACGCCGGCGACGCGGCCGCCGCGGACTTCCAGTACGTCGGCATGGGACGCGGCGCCAGCCGCAACCTGTCGCTCGCGAGCGATGTGCTCGGCGTCGACGTCCGGGGGCATGCCTACGATGCGCTGGTCCCCGCCGATATCGCGGATCGCGCGAGCGAGCGTGGCCGGCAGATCCTGGCGTACATCACACGCCTGACGCGGCGCGACCTCGTCGCCGCCGATCCGGCCCGGCGCATCACCTACCTCGACCTGATCCACGCCTCCATCGCGCAGAGCTCGGCCGTGGTCGGCAACCCGGCAGAGGTTGCCGACTATATGCAATGGTGGTTCGAGGAAGGCGCGGCGGACGGATTCAACGTCTTCATGCCTTTCCTGCCCTATGCGATGGACCGGTTCCGCACGCTCGTGGTGCCGGAGCTGCAACGGCGCGGTATCTACCGCCAGCGCTACGGCGGTCCACGGCTGCGCGACCATTTCAACCTCCAGCACCTGCCCGCGCGCGAACGGGCTGCCGCGTAG
- a CDS encoding LLM class flavin-dependent oxidoreductase — MPHERDAHNPRDGRRPLVAGVTLAALRASEHAALPFNPFRSDTTLAHARALEALGVDFLVIEDSALDTTGVADGHAALALEAFTLASYLAVTTRHIGLVPVVNTNYAQPFAAARLIASLDHVSHGRAGWLAVTDESGNAAANHGAAPSADTQRRARQREFVDVVEQLFDSWESGAFVRDKASGAFVDLTRAHFIEHAGAAFQVKGPLNIAASPQGRPPRLRPDGRLGTDVSTLTLQRVTPCVADTRAEAELLAVGLNGASEGTFEGTFNEAFVGTWADWEAHIATLHARALDGAWLTLPPARTRDLVYLTRLLEPFGLVERPAGPVTLTRRLGLPPAINRHAAQRETARPIQDAHA, encoded by the coding sequence ATGCCCCACGAACGCGATGCCCACAACCCTCGCGACGGCCGCCGGCCGCTCGTCGCCGGCGTCACGCTTGCCGCGCTGCGCGCGAGCGAGCACGCCGCGCTCCCCTTCAATCCTTTCCGAAGCGATACCACGCTGGCGCATGCGCGGGCACTGGAAGCGCTGGGTGTCGACTTCCTCGTTATCGAGGACTCGGCGCTCGATACCACCGGTGTGGCGGACGGCCATGCCGCCCTTGCGCTCGAAGCGTTTACGCTCGCATCCTATCTGGCCGTCACCACGCGGCATATCGGACTCGTGCCTGTCGTCAATACGAACTACGCGCAACCGTTCGCGGCCGCGCGCCTGATTGCATCGCTCGACCACGTGAGCCATGGCCGTGCGGGCTGGCTCGCCGTAACGGACGAGTCCGGCAACGCCGCCGCGAACCACGGTGCCGCGCCGTCCGCCGACACACAGCGTCGCGCACGCCAGCGCGAATTCGTCGACGTGGTGGAGCAACTGTTCGACTCGTGGGAATCCGGCGCCTTCGTGCGCGACAAGGCCAGCGGCGCGTTCGTCGACCTGACCCGCGCGCATTTCATCGAGCACGCGGGTGCCGCGTTTCAGGTAAAAGGACCGCTCAATATCGCGGCTTCGCCGCAGGGCCGGCCGCCACGCCTGCGGCCTGACGGCAGGCTCGGCACCGATGTGTCCACGCTAACCTTGCAGCGCGTGACGCCATGCGTCGCCGACACCCGCGCCGAAGCCGAGTTGCTCGCCGTCGGGCTCAACGGTGCGTCCGAAGGTACGTTCGAGGGTACGTTCAACGAGGCGTTCGTCGGCACATGGGCCGACTGGGAAGCCCACATCGCCACGCTCCACGCGCGCGCGCTGGACGGGGCATGGCTGACCCTGCCGCCCGCACGCACGCGCGACCTCGTCTACCTGACGCGGCTGCTCGAGCCGTTCGGACTCGTGGAACGCCCGGCCGGGCCGGTCACGCTGACCCGACGCCTCGGCCTGCCACCCGCCATCAACCGGCACGCCGCCCAACGCGAGACGGCGCGCCCGATACAGGATGCCCATGCCTGA
- a CDS encoding ABC transporter ATP-binding protein, with protein MTRDADALLSVAGLSAAYGKRAVLHGVSLEVRQGEIVALVGANGAGKTTTLSAIMGLLPAVSGTVSFDGTSFGDLAVERRVARGISLVQEGRQTVPQLTVAENLAIGAYLRRDRDVAADVAHVYALFPRLAERHRQPAGTLSGGEQQMLAIGRALMARPRLLLLDEPSMGLAPKIIAQIFRIIEQIRAEGTTVLLVEQNAREALAMADRAYVLEQGRVVLSGDGATVAADPAVLDAYLGGRQAA; from the coding sequence ATGACGCGTGACGCGGACGCGCTGCTGTCGGTAGCGGGACTGTCGGCCGCTTATGGCAAGCGTGCGGTATTGCACGGCGTGTCGCTTGAGGTGCGGCAGGGCGAGATTGTTGCGCTGGTCGGCGCGAACGGCGCGGGCAAGACGACGACGTTGTCGGCAATCATGGGCCTGTTGCCGGCGGTAAGCGGCACGGTCTCCTTCGATGGCACATCGTTTGGGGACCTTGCGGTCGAGCGTCGCGTGGCGCGCGGCATCAGCCTCGTGCAGGAGGGCCGTCAGACCGTGCCGCAGCTGACCGTCGCCGAGAATCTGGCGATTGGCGCCTATCTGCGCCGCGACCGCGACGTTGCGGCCGATGTCGCGCACGTCTACGCGCTGTTTCCGCGCCTGGCGGAACGCCATCGCCAGCCGGCGGGGACGCTGTCGGGCGGCGAACAGCAGATGCTCGCCATCGGCCGCGCGCTGATGGCGCGCCCTCGCCTGCTGCTGCTCGACGAACCGTCGATGGGGCTTGCACCGAAGATCATCGCGCAGATCTTCCGGATCATCGAGCAGATCCGTGCCGAGGGAACGACCGTGCTGCTCGTGGAGCAGAACGCGCGCGAGGCGCTGGCGATGGCCGATCGCGCCTATGTCCTCGAACAGGGACGCGTGGTGCTGTCGGGCGACGGCGCCACTGTCGCGGCCGACCCCGCGGTACTCGATGCCTATCTCGGCGGCCGACAGGCCGCCTGA
- a CDS encoding ABC transporter ATP-binding protein encodes MTPLLQIDALSKRFDGVQALDGLSLRVDAGTITSVIGPNGSGKTSLMNMVTGFYRPDSGAVRFGGRDIAGLPPARIARLGIGRTFQQIRLFQGLSVRDNVLLGAERRGRRGAARRAGELLERLGLGHAGEWPAEALPYGHQRRLEIARSLATEPSLLILDEPAAGMNPSEKRELNALLRDVRARGVTVLLVEHDMELIMGISDRVIVINAGRKIAAGTPAAVQADPAVIEAYLGVRHDA; translated from the coding sequence ATGACCCCGCTTCTGCAGATCGATGCGCTCAGCAAGCGGTTCGACGGCGTGCAGGCGCTGGACGGGCTGTCGCTGCGCGTGGACGCGGGCACCATCACGTCGGTGATCGGCCCCAACGGTTCGGGCAAGACGAGCCTGATGAACATGGTCACCGGCTTCTACCGGCCCGACAGCGGTGCGGTCCGCTTCGGCGGCCGCGATATCGCCGGCCTGCCGCCCGCGCGCATTGCGCGGCTCGGCATTGGCCGGACATTCCAGCAGATCCGGCTGTTCCAGGGATTGAGCGTGCGGGACAACGTGCTGCTCGGTGCCGAGCGCCGTGGCCGGCGGGGTGCCGCGCGGCGAGCGGGCGAGCTGCTCGAACGTCTGGGCCTGGGCCATGCGGGGGAATGGCCGGCCGAGGCGCTGCCCTACGGTCATCAGCGGCGGCTGGAGATCGCGCGCAGCCTGGCCACGGAACCGTCCCTGCTGATCCTCGACGAACCCGCGGCGGGCATGAACCCGAGCGAGAAACGCGAACTGAATGCCCTGCTGCGGGACGTGCGCGCACGCGGCGTCACGGTGCTGCTGGTCGAACACGATATGGAACTCATCATGGGCATCAGCGATCGGGTGATCGTCATCAACGCCGGACGCAAGATTGCCGCCGGTACGCCAGCCGCGGTACAGGCCGATCCGGCCGTGATCGAGGCCTATCTGGGAGTCCGCCATGACGCGTGA
- a CDS encoding branched-chain amino acid ABC transporter permease — protein sequence MMEFLLAYENVIALVGINAILGIGVYLMLSVNRFSLATGGLVAVGAYVSVLISLHTALPFPIALAAGAIAGALVALLLGAPVLRLEGDYFALATLAFTEVMRVVALNWDTVTGGALGLDGIPLATTQPLLAATVAVLVAVIVIARLGPTGRVLEATRLDDMPAQSLGIDVARVRLAVFVFSGAVCGLGGALLGHLNGFIGPNDFGLQRSLDAIAYAVLGGLGHVSGALVGATIFTALPEALRFSAQAREIVMASILLLAVVFLPRGMLSIGQPLRDRFGRLARPARVRPPAGEAATEARP from the coding sequence ATGATGGAATTCCTGCTGGCCTATGAAAACGTGATCGCACTGGTGGGCATCAACGCGATCCTCGGCATCGGTGTCTACCTGATGCTCAGTGTCAACCGCTTCTCGCTGGCCACGGGCGGGCTCGTTGCCGTGGGCGCCTATGTATCCGTGCTGATATCGCTGCATACGGCGCTGCCGTTTCCGATCGCGCTCGCGGCTGGCGCGATTGCCGGGGCGCTGGTTGCGCTCCTGCTTGGCGCCCCCGTGCTGCGGCTGGAAGGCGACTACTTCGCGCTGGCGACGCTCGCGTTCACCGAGGTCATGCGCGTCGTCGCGCTCAACTGGGACACGGTGACGGGCGGCGCGCTCGGCCTCGACGGCATTCCGCTGGCGACGACGCAGCCGCTACTCGCGGCCACGGTCGCGGTCCTCGTCGCGGTCATCGTGATCGCGCGCCTCGGACCCACCGGCCGGGTGCTCGAGGCAACGCGCCTCGACGACATGCCCGCGCAATCGCTCGGGATCGACGTGGCACGCGTGCGGCTCGCCGTGTTCGTGTTCAGCGGCGCGGTATGCGGCCTTGGCGGTGCGCTGCTCGGGCACCTGAACGGCTTTATCGGGCCCAACGACTTCGGGCTGCAACGCAGTCTCGATGCCATTGCCTATGCGGTGCTCGGCGGACTGGGGCATGTTTCCGGCGCGCTGGTGGGGGCCACGATCTTTACGGCCTTGCCGGAAGCGCTGCGTTTCTCGGCGCAGGCGCGCGAGATCGTCATGGCATCCATCCTGCTGCTCGCCGTCGTGTTTCTCCCGCGCGGCATGCTGTCCATAGGTCAACCGCTGCGCGACAGGTTCGGCAGGTTGGCCCGGCCGGCACGCGTGCGGCCTCCCGCCGGAGAAGCCGCCACGGAGGCGCGCCCATGA
- a CDS encoding branched-chain amino acid ABC transporter permease, which translates to MEVFLQQTVNGLALGATYAVFAVGFTLLFGVLNVLNLAQGAILMVGAFAGIELTTALHWPLPLAFLAAMLVSALTAMASEWFVFRPLEARGANRWMGLVASLALARLLIAVVQEVFGTQVRRFPQSAWTEHAWDLFGVRVQSLQLIVIASALLLMLVLAYTLRRTRIGLAIRTIAFKPNVAQLVGIPVTRLKLLTYGMTGALAGAAGVQLGVLYNAVSPFMGDNILLKGLSALILGGLGQVAGAAIGGIVLGLTEVYSVAYLQSSLRDAIAFGAIFLVLVVRPTGFFGTSARQRA; encoded by the coding sequence ATGGAGGTATTCCTGCAACAGACGGTCAACGGGCTCGCGCTCGGGGCCACCTACGCCGTGTTCGCGGTGGGGTTCACGCTGCTGTTCGGCGTGCTCAACGTGCTGAACCTCGCCCAGGGCGCGATCCTGATGGTCGGCGCGTTCGCCGGCATCGAGTTGACCACGGCACTCCACTGGCCACTGCCGCTGGCGTTCCTGGCGGCGATGCTCGTGTCCGCGCTGACGGCCATGGCCAGCGAGTGGTTCGTGTTCCGCCCACTGGAGGCACGCGGCGCCAATCGCTGGATGGGCCTCGTCGCCAGCCTGGCGCTGGCCCGCCTGCTGATCGCGGTGGTGCAGGAAGTCTTCGGCACGCAGGTCCGTCGCTTTCCGCAGAGCGCGTGGACGGAGCACGCATGGGACCTCTTCGGGGTCCGCGTGCAGAGCCTGCAGCTGATCGTGATTGCGTCGGCGTTGCTGCTGATGCTCGTGCTGGCCTATACGTTGCGCCGCACGCGCATCGGCCTCGCCATCCGCACCATTGCGTTCAAGCCCAACGTGGCGCAGCTCGTCGGCATTCCGGTCACGCGGCTCAAGCTGCTGACGTACGGCATGACCGGCGCGCTCGCGGGCGCCGCCGGCGTGCAGCTCGGCGTGCTGTACAACGCGGTGTCGCCGTTCATGGGCGACAACATCCTGCTGAAAGGGCTGTCCGCGCTGATTCTCGGCGGTCTCGGGCAGGTCGCGGGGGCCGCGATCGGCGGCATCGTGCTGGGTCTTACGGAGGTGTACAGCGTGGCCTACCTGCAATCGTCGCTGCGCGATGCCATCGCGTTCGGGGCAATTTTCCTGGTGCTCGTGGTCCGTCCCACGGGGTTCTTCGGTACGTCCGCAAGGCAGCGCGCATGA
- a CDS encoding ABC transporter substrate-binding protein, translating to MTSFGKTIAALALIGAAGLHVHTAFAQVIKVGVVQTTTGGSAALYGIEQKNAIEQVVEQANASGRLGKLKIELVHYDDGADRNQTVNIFQRLIGKDKVSAILGPTLTTSALAADPLAQKAGIPIIASSNTAAGLTQRIGDRLFRVSPPEDIVTPGVIKRAVAQYKVRRVAQIYGIDDQLTKSAYTVQKQALTDNGVSVVATETFQRGDVDFAAQLTKIKAQNPDAIVIGALAEEAAAIVRQARQLGIPQQVLFVGTQSAISTKFFELGGAGAEGTIVGTAWFPELDNPVSQSFVREYEARYKRRPDIYAAYGHDAAALLVEAIRRAQSGDSARIHAELTAIKGYPGVLGPIGFDANREPTVEPKILVARGGKFVPLDGKGADK from the coding sequence ATGACATCCTTCGGCAAGACCATCGCTGCGCTGGCCCTGATCGGCGCAGCCGGCCTCCACGTACACACGGCCTTCGCGCAGGTGATCAAGGTCGGCGTGGTGCAGACCACGACCGGCGGCTCGGCCGCGCTCTACGGCATCGAGCAGAAGAACGCCATCGAGCAGGTCGTCGAGCAGGCCAATGCCAGCGGCAGGCTGGGCAAGCTCAAGATCGAGCTCGTCCACTATGACGACGGCGCCGATCGCAACCAGACCGTCAATATCTTCCAGCGCCTGATCGGCAAGGACAAGGTCTCCGCCATTCTTGGCCCGACCCTGACGACCTCGGCGCTGGCGGCCGATCCGCTGGCCCAGAAGGCCGGCATTCCGATCATCGCCTCGTCGAATACCGCCGCGGGCCTGACGCAGCGCATCGGCGACCGGCTGTTCCGCGTGAGCCCGCCGGAGGACATCGTCACGCCGGGCGTGATCAAGCGCGCCGTGGCGCAATACAAGGTCAGGCGCGTGGCGCAGATCTACGGCATCGACGACCAGCTCACGAAGTCCGCGTATACGGTGCAAAAGCAGGCGCTGACCGACAACGGCGTCAGCGTGGTCGCGACCGAGACGTTCCAGCGTGGCGACGTCGACTTTGCGGCGCAGCTCACCAAGATCAAGGCGCAGAACCCCGACGCCATCGTCATCGGCGCGCTGGCCGAGGAAGCGGCCGCCATCGTTCGGCAGGCGCGCCAGCTCGGTATTCCCCAGCAGGTGCTCTTCGTCGGCACGCAATCGGCGATCTCCACGAAGTTCTTCGAACTCGGCGGCGCGGGCGCGGAAGGCACCATCGTCGGAACCGCATGGTTCCCCGAACTGGACAACCCCGTCAGCCAGTCGTTCGTGCGCGAGTACGAGGCCCGCTACAAGCGCCGGCCCGATATCTATGCCGCGTATGGCCACGATGCGGCCGCGCTGCTGGTCGAGGCCATTCGCCGCGCGCAGTCGGGCGACAGCGCGCGCATCCATGCCGAACTGACGGCGATCAAGGGCTATCCGGGCGTGCTCGGTCCGATCGGCTTCGATGCCAATCGCGAACCGACGGTCGAACCGAAGATCCTCGTCGCGCGCGGCGGCAAGTTCGTGCCGCTCGACGGCAAGGGCGCCGACAAGTAA
- a CDS encoding LLM class flavin-dependent oxidoreductase, with translation MEVLWYLTGPDGRYPWRADGARQLSYPYFQQLARAVDHLGFTGALLATGSHDAWVQGASLIPYTDRFQHLIAAHPPLLSPTLLGKMITTFDQFSKGRLRVNIVNGDAKLMAQFGVHLSHDERYAYTDEYLTVLRALLRGESVTFKGKYIHVVDAGLPLQPHGGRVPELWFGGSSPAAHEVAAKHIDTYLSWGETVSQAEVKIREVRELARRHGRADKIRFGIRLYVIVRPTEAEAWAAAQDLYDHMDDAAIAGAQSYVAGIDSIGQQRMSALHGGHKPKDLRELEIEPNLWSGIGLVRHGPGTALVGSPRQVLARIQEYRDAGIDVLIVSGMPLLEEAYRFAELVLPHLPVDRQTEAGATSAWTADRDAAWRRQA, from the coding sequence ATGGAAGTCCTGTGGTACCTGACCGGCCCCGATGGCCGCTACCCGTGGCGCGCCGATGGCGCGCGCCAGCTGAGCTATCCCTATTTCCAGCAACTGGCCCGCGCGGTCGATCACCTCGGCTTTACCGGCGCGCTGCTCGCCACGGGCTCGCACGACGCCTGGGTACAGGGTGCCTCGCTGATTCCGTACACCGACCGCTTCCAGCACCTGATCGCCGCGCACCCGCCGCTGCTGTCGCCCACATTGCTGGGCAAGATGATCACCACGTTCGACCAGTTCTCCAAGGGCCGCCTGCGCGTCAACATCGTCAATGGCGACGCAAAGCTGATGGCGCAGTTCGGCGTGCATCTGAGCCATGACGAGCGCTATGCCTATACGGACGAGTATCTGACCGTGCTGCGCGCGCTGCTGCGCGGGGAGTCGGTGACCTTCAAGGGGAAGTACATCCATGTCGTGGATGCCGGCCTGCCGCTGCAGCCGCATGGCGGGCGCGTGCCCGAACTGTGGTTCGGTGGGTCCTCGCCGGCCGCCCACGAGGTGGCGGCGAAGCATATCGACACGTACCTGTCGTGGGGCGAGACCGTATCCCAGGCGGAAGTCAAGATCCGCGAGGTGCGCGAACTCGCGCGCCGGCACGGCCGCGCGGACAAGATCCGCTTCGGCATCCGGCTCTACGTGATCGTGCGGCCGACGGAGGCCGAGGCCTGGGCCGCGGCGCAGGACCTGTACGACCACATGGACGACGCGGCCATCGCCGGCGCGCAGTCGTATGTGGCAGGCATCGATTCCATCGGCCAGCAACGCATGTCCGCGCTGCACGGCGGGCACAAGCCGAAGGACCTGCGCGAACTGGAGATCGAGCCCAACCTGTGGTCGGGCATCGGTCTGGTCCGTCACGGACCGGGCACCGCGCTGGTCGGCAGTCCGCGGCAGGTGCTGGCGCGCATTCAGGAGTATCGCGATGCGGGCATCGACGTGCTGATCGTCTCGGGCATGCCCTTGCTCGAGGAAGCGTACCGCTTTGCCGAACTCGTGCTGCCGCACCTGCCCGTGGACCGGCAAACCGAAGCCGGCGCGACGTCCGCATGGACCGCGGATCGCGATGCCGCGTGGCGCAGGCAGGCCTGA
- a CDS encoding ABC transporter substrate-binding protein: MTLIVGVHPQNPSLSILARRPEHVAALRAQGIAFFVYGAGAATIPLMRLGVIQLAGTGATPPILAKAGGLDVAVFGMSGPRHERGGLVVRADSPYRTLADLRGRGVALMPISWHTQFLAAELDNAGVAWRDVNAVELLPATARDAFYQGLLDAIVATDPLLAEIESAVKVRILARPGSAFSNRSVYWGRQDVLRDHPKAVQALVDALSDSDALTAADPEGAAQLLAGLNGHNAAGWLAALTARPWGVHLPDAGFLAEQQHHADIFARFALIPEQIAVDDTVTHRYPAAVAA, translated from the coding sequence ATGACGTTAATCGTGGGGGTTCACCCACAGAATCCATCGCTGTCGATCCTTGCGCGCCGCCCCGAACACGTGGCCGCGCTGCGCGCGCAGGGCATCGCGTTCTTTGTCTACGGCGCAGGTGCCGCGACCATTCCGCTGATGCGGCTGGGCGTCATCCAGCTCGCGGGCACGGGTGCCACGCCGCCCATCCTCGCCAAGGCCGGGGGCCTGGACGTGGCCGTGTTCGGTATGTCCGGACCTCGCCACGAACGCGGCGGACTGGTCGTGCGCGCCGATTCGCCCTATCGGACGCTGGCGGACCTGCGCGGACGCGGCGTGGCATTGATGCCGATCTCGTGGCACACCCAGTTCCTCGCGGCGGAACTCGACAACGCCGGCGTGGCGTGGCGCGACGTCAATGCCGTGGAGCTGCTGCCCGCCACCGCGCGCGACGCGTTCTACCAGGGGTTGCTCGACGCGATCGTCGCGACGGACCCACTGCTCGCCGAGATCGAATCGGCCGTGAAAGTGCGGATCCTCGCGCGGCCCGGCTCGGCCTTCTCGAACCGCTCGGTGTACTGGGGCCGGCAGGACGTGCTGCGCGACCACCCCAAAGCGGTGCAGGCGCTCGTCGATGCACTCAGCGATTCGGACGCGCTGACTGCCGCCGACCCCGAAGGCGCCGCGCAGCTGCTGGCCGGCCTCAACGGGCACAACGCCGCAGGCTGGCTGGCTGCCCTCACCGCACGGCCATGGGGCGTGCATCTGCCCGACGCGGGTTTCCTGGCCGAGCAGCAGCATCACGCCGATATCTTCGCGCGCTTCGCGCTGATTCCGGAACAGATTGCCGTGGACGACACGGTGACCCATCGCTACCCCGCCGCGGTAGCTGCCTGA
- a CDS encoding CGNR zinc finger domain-containing protein, with the protein MTHTDAAVSAEALAFKLRGGTPSLYLVETLGEWTGRQYERVYDAERWHEWIGLVKLPLPARRATARELDRMRELRRAIYEIAQAVRTGGVPDASHIDTVNRVARTALAAPQLSAAADRWAISDRVSHGQVLAMIALDAISLFGGPLRERIKVCARPRCPVLFVDRSRHGRRIWCSAACGARSASAKYRLRLAGRELDEDRDFCVSQH; encoded by the coding sequence ATGACCCACACAGACGCCGCGGTGAGCGCGGAGGCGCTGGCGTTCAAGCTGCGCGGCGGCACGCCGAGCCTGTACCTCGTCGAGACGCTGGGGGAATGGACGGGCCGGCAGTACGAGCGTGTCTACGATGCCGAGCGCTGGCACGAATGGATCGGGCTCGTGAAGCTGCCGCTGCCCGCGCGGCGTGCCACGGCGCGCGAGCTTGACCGCATGCGGGAACTGCGGCGCGCGATCTACGAGATCGCGCAGGCGGTTCGGACCGGCGGCGTGCCGGACGCCAGCCATATCGATACCGTCAATCGCGTGGCACGGACGGCGCTGGCCGCGCCGCAGCTGTCAGCGGCGGCGGACCGGTGGGCGATATCGGATCGGGTGAGCCACGGGCAGGTGCTGGCGATGATCGCGCTCGACGCAATCTCGCTGTTCGGTGGGCCCCTGCGCGAGCGGATCAAGGTCTGCGCGCGGCCGCGCTGTCCGGTCCTGTTCGTCGACCGGTCGCGGCATGGCCGGCGCATCTGGTGTTCGGCGGCCTGCGGCGCGCGCTCCGCGAGCGCAAAGTACCGGCTGCGGCTGGCCGGCCGCGAGCTCGACGAAGATCGGGATTTCTGCGTGAGTCAGCACTGA
- a CDS encoding DUF2474 domain-containing protein, whose translation MERTRLRLRQVGWLIAIWAGGVASLGVAAMLIRFLMEAAGMRSH comes from the coding sequence ATGGAACGCACCCGACTTCGCCTGCGGCAGGTTGGCTGGCTCATCGCCATCTGGGCCGGTGGCGTGGCCAGCCTCGGCGTGGCCGCCATGCTGATCCGGTTTCTGATGGAAGCGGCCGGCATGCGCAGCCATTGA